Part of the Leptodactylus fuscus isolate aLepFus1 chromosome 6, aLepFus1.hap2, whole genome shotgun sequence genome, acagttctttggtcttctttcttttctccatgctcaatgtggtcacacaaggacacaggacagaggtggagtcaactttaatccatttcaactggctgcaagtgtgatttagttattgccaccacctgttagctgcctcaggtaagtaacaggtgctgttaattacacaaattagaaaagcatcacatgatttttcaaacagtgccaatacttttgtccacccccttttttatgtttgctgtggaattatatccaatttggctttttgacaattctttttgtggttttccattgaagacaaagtaaatgaagataataccaaagaatttgtgattgcaatcacttTCTGGAagaaacgagtattatctgacagaattgcaggggtgccaatacttttggccaacactgtagtctaCATATTGTTGGCATCTTCCCACATTGCACCTGTATAGTAGGCTCTACTCACGCCTACTGTGTTCATTTCTGTATATAACAACAGATGAGATGTCACACCTTACTGGACATGTCCTCAAAGTCTTATATTTCTATATGAAGAAAATCGAAGGAACAAAAGCCAACACCTCCGTAACATACAGAGTAAATAATCAGAATTTATTGGTTGTGTCACATACATAAATCATTGATATAAAATTTTGTCCTATATTTTTTGGTTATATCACTTATTTGGGAGTTGTCCCTACATTTTATTCTATTCGAGAAAGATTGTTAAACAGGTGAATCTAACGCCTTGGTAAGAACTCGCACTGCGTCTTCTGCAATCTCTTTAAGGAAACCATTGAGCATCCAGTAAGTGGTGCCAAAGGAGATGCCCCCCGCTGCCATGCTACCCAACACCGGGATATTGCTAGCGGCATACTCGACCACCATGAGCGCCCCCGCGGCCCCTCTAGTCAGTAAAGTGGCGACAAGCTCTTTATTTATCTCTTGGACGACTAAAGGAGACTTGATCACAGATTTCAGCTCGCTGACATCTTTACCAAACTTGTCGGCCAACTTTTCAAGGGATTGTTCATCCAAACCAAAAGATTTGCGGTAGTTTACCATGGCTTTTACCAGGATTCCTATGTCACAAGCTACCGACAGTCCTGGGATGGGGACTGTAGCCACTGCACAAGACAGAGTAGCCAACTTCCAGATGTCCTTCTTGAAGACCTGACGCTTCTTCTCGAGAACCGGGAGAGAAATGTTGGGTAGAGAGATCAGGAATATGTGTCTCTTGTGCTTCGGAAGCTCCATCTCTAGAGTATTATACATGTTGTAGAAGTCGTACATCTCCAGCTCCAGACACGAGAGGAGAAACACTTTGGGCTCGGAGATTCCCCCATCATGGAGACTCTGAATGCAGTTCTGCCGGATTTCATTAAGTATGTTTTCTTCATTGTACGTCTTCTTCCTTCTTTTCTGGGAGGCAAGCAAGTCGGAGTCAACCTTGGACCTTACAAAGTAGAACTTCTTGTTCATAGCTTGAATCTCCTTCGCTAAGTGAATGTCATTCTCCTTGAAGCGTTCTGAAGACAAGATGATGAAAAAGTCGTATCGACTGAACTCAACAGACTCAAGATAACGGTCTGCTGCAAAATTTGGAGTTCCTATTCCTGGAAGATCCCAAATAGTCACATTGGGATACAGTGGATGGGGGTACGGCATTGGCTTCTTTGTTGTCTCCACCACCCCAGTTCTGGCAgatccttcttcttcatcatccATGCCACGAAGGGCATTAACAAGAGTGGACTTCCCCGATCCTGACTCTCCGGAGATGGCAATGTTTAATGGGGCGTTTTCTATTTCCTTAAGGGACTCGTTGAGTTTTTCTGTTGCTTTGCAGAGGTCACCATCTTCTAAGGCAGAATTGATTGCTTGCACTTCTTCTTCACTGATGATCTCAAAAGAAGAATCCATATTTACTTATTGACCTGAAGGAAAATAAGAAAGAATTGGTGAGAGCAGAACTTTGCCTTTCCTCACTAATATTAGCTTTGTATGTCTACAAAGCAAGTGATATAGACGCCCAGGCAAGGCCGGACAAGCCCACCAGAGGACCTGATGGACCCCGTACTCATTATCGGATAGACTTTAGACCAAAAAGTTTGTTTCAATACCAATCAGACCTATATCAGCCTATTGATGACCAAAAGAACACTCTTTGGACCTTCCTCTGATGATTGGGGGTATAAGGATCCTTGTATTGGATATACAGAGAACATTCTTGGTTCATAAACAAATGGATATTGCAAAATTCAGAAAGACAGGACTCTTTGGTCCCATGCACATGGATCAATCCAGATCAGGAAATCTTGTCCGAACCTTGTCGGGAGGAGGAACTTCTTCCATCATGGTGATCTATGATGATGGGACTCCCAGCCTACATACAGTATTGACAGTCCTAGATCACAATAACGCAAGGAGTCAAATCTCGCGGTTAAGTTTTGACTGGGAAATTCGGCCAATGAATAGACTGGATATTCCAGTTCAGATTGTCCCGTGTCCATGGGGTCTTACATAACTTTACCTCTTACTAGACATTGTCTGGGCTATTCCATCACAGCCCCATTAAAGTGAGGATATGTGGGGGGTTCTAGCGATCAGACCCCACCACTCGGGCATTGGT contains:
- the LOC142209904 gene encoding interferon-inducible GTPase 5-like; protein product: MDSSFEIISEEEVQAINSALEDGDLCKATEKLNESLKEIENAPLNIAISGESGSGKSTLVNALRGMDDEEEGSARTGVVETTKKPMPYPHPLYPNVTIWDLPGIGTPNFAADRYLESVEFSRYDFFIILSSERFKENDIHLAKEIQAMNKKFYFVRSKVDSDLLASQKRRKKTYNEENILNEIRQNCIQSLHDGGISEPKVFLLSCLELEMYDFYNMYNTLEMELPKHKRHIFLISLPNISLPVLEKKRQVFKKDIWKLATLSCAVATVPIPGLSVACDIGILVKAMVNYRKSFGLDEQSLEKLADKFGKDVSELKSVIKSPLVVQEINKELVATLLTRGAAGALMVVEYAASNIPVLGSMAAGGISFGTTYWMLNGFLKEIAEDAVRVLTKALDSPV